The following proteins are co-located in the Nocardioides piscis genome:
- a CDS encoding Fpg/Nei family DNA glycosylase yields the protein MPEGHTLRRLADDITAAFAGHQVRAGSPQGRFSADAEVVDGTRLLGADSAGKHLFVEFERDHFVHVHLGLIGAFEVHPDVSEVLPPVGAVRLRLLRADGRAYADLRGATQCELIGPARRDEIVGRLGPDPLRADADPQRAWHRIKVSHRPIGDLLMDQAVVAGVGNVYRAEVLFRHRIHPLRPGRTMRVGQWQAIWSDLQALMSDGVRDNRIDTVRPEHTPEAMGREARRDDHGGEVYVYRRTAQPCLVCGSGVRTDVLVGRNIFWCPRCQPRFRSRAVRS from the coding sequence GTGCCTGAGGGGCACACCCTCCGGCGGCTGGCCGACGACATCACGGCCGCCTTCGCCGGCCACCAGGTCCGGGCGGGCAGCCCCCAGGGGCGGTTCTCGGCGGACGCGGAGGTCGTCGACGGCACCCGGCTCCTGGGAGCCGACTCTGCGGGCAAGCACCTCTTCGTGGAGTTCGAGCGTGATCATTTCGTCCACGTGCACCTGGGACTGATCGGGGCGTTCGAGGTCCACCCAGACGTCAGCGAGGTGCTGCCGCCCGTGGGCGCGGTGCGCCTCCGGCTGCTGCGCGCAGACGGTCGCGCCTACGCCGACCTGCGCGGAGCCACGCAGTGCGAGCTGATCGGCCCCGCTCGTCGCGACGAGATCGTCGGCAGGCTCGGTCCGGATCCGCTCCGTGCCGACGCGGACCCCCAGAGAGCCTGGCACCGGATCAAGGTCAGCCACCGGCCCATCGGTGACCTGCTGATGGACCAGGCGGTCGTGGCCGGCGTCGGCAACGTCTATCGCGCCGAGGTCCTCTTCCGCCATCGCATCCACCCGTTGCGTCCGGGCCGGACCATGAGGGTGGGGCAGTGGCAGGCGATCTGGAGCGACCTGCAGGCCCTCATGAGCGACGGGGTGCGCGACAACCGCATCGACACCGTCCGGCCTGAGCACACGCCGGAGGCCATGGGTCGTGAAGCACGTCGCGACGACCACGGGGGCGAGGTCTACGTCTATCGCCGCACCGCCCAGCCGTGCCTGGTCTGCGGCTCGGGGGTGCGCACCGACGTCCTGGTGGGCCGCAACATCTTCTGGTGTCCGCGTTGTCAACCACGGTTTCGCTCCCGCGCCGTACGATCCTGA
- a CDS encoding ribose-5-phosphate isomerase: protein MRVHLGSDHAGLELKDHLMTWLVDNGYEPVDHGPFVYDAVDDYPVFCLRAGEGVAGDRAEGQASFGVVIGGSGNGEQMAANKVEGIRCALVWSEETAVLAREHNDANVVSVGGRMHSVDEMTRFVEVFLTTSFSGDERHVRRIEQLSTYDRTGELPPLPASALQGGSGA, encoded by the coding sequence ATGCGCGTACACCTCGGCTCCGACCACGCGGGCCTCGAGCTCAAGGACCACCTGATGACCTGGCTGGTCGACAACGGCTACGAGCCGGTCGACCACGGACCGTTCGTCTATGACGCCGTTGACGACTATCCCGTCTTCTGCCTGCGCGCCGGTGAGGGGGTCGCCGGTGACAGGGCCGAAGGTCAGGCGAGCTTCGGGGTCGTCATCGGTGGCTCGGGCAACGGGGAGCAGATGGCGGCCAACAAGGTCGAAGGCATCCGTTGCGCCCTGGTGTGGTCGGAGGAGACCGCGGTCCTCGCCAGGGAGCACAACGACGCCAACGTCGTCTCCGTGGGTGGCCGCATGCACTCCGTGGACGAGATGACCCGGTTCGTCGAGGTGTTCTTGACCACGTCGTTCAGTGGCGACGAACGGCACGTGCGCCGGATCGAGCAGCTGTCGACATACGACCGGACCGGCGAGCTGCCGCCCCTGCCGGCGTCGGCCCTCCAGGGCGGGAGCGGTGCCTGA
- a CDS encoding alpha/beta hydrolase, translating into MYPEVRAALAAEEDSDVRAPGFDLAAHREEVRLSNLALPREDVADARDVDASGVPCRLFTPADARDGVIVHVHGGGFVFNDIDVHDEVCRRLANRSRRRVLSIGYRKPPEHRFPAAVDDVDTVLDWLADQDIRGPWAAHGDSAGANLALVAALRNPGRFAAVALIYPFLDPTAGFASYAEASSSGFDRDEARWYWEQYADRRDWTNPDLAPLLSDRLHTLPPTFVATAEFDPLRDEGEELARRIAETGVETVAVRCLGQTHGFWRRPQFAAAEPLLRQGAAFLDMHLV; encoded by the coding sequence ATGTATCCCGAGGTGAGGGCGGCCCTGGCCGCTGAGGAGGACAGCGACGTACGAGCCCCAGGCTTCGACCTGGCCGCCCACCGCGAGGAGGTCCGCCTCTCCAACCTGGCGCTGCCCCGCGAGGACGTCGCGGACGCCCGCGACGTCGATGCCTCGGGCGTCCCCTGCCGCCTGTTCACGCCCGCCGACGCGCGCGACGGCGTCATCGTGCACGTGCACGGCGGCGGCTTCGTGTTCAACGACATCGACGTCCACGACGAGGTGTGCAGACGCCTGGCCAACCGGTCGCGTCGCCGGGTGCTCAGCATCGGCTACCGCAAGCCGCCGGAGCACCGGTTCCCGGCTGCGGTGGACGACGTCGACACGGTCCTGGACTGGTTGGCAGACCAGGACATCCGCGGACCGTGGGCCGCCCATGGCGACTCCGCGGGTGCCAACCTCGCCCTCGTCGCCGCGCTGCGCAACCCGGGCCGCTTCGCCGCGGTCGCCCTCATCTATCCCTTCCTCGACCCGACGGCAGGGTTTGCGTCCTACGCCGAAGCGTCGTCCTCCGGCTTCGACCGGGACGAGGCCCGCTGGTACTGGGAGCAGTACGCCGATCGGCGCGACTGGACCAACCCGGACCTGGCGCCCCTGCTCTCCGACCGGCTGCACACGTTGCCGCCGACGTTCGTGGCCACCGCGGAGTTCGACCCGCTGCGCGACGAGGGTGAGGAGCTGGCCCGGCGGATCGCCGAGACGGGAGTGGAGACCGTGGCCGTCCGTTGCCTCGGGCAGACCCACGGCTTCTGGCGCCGACCGCAGTTCGCGGCTGCCGAGCCGTTGCTGCGACAGGGCGCCGCCTTCCTCGACATGCACCTGGTCTGA
- a CDS encoding GNAT family N-acetyltransferase, translating into MFAPESADSPDSRRLLSAYEQELVSLGVTLNHGWAGGVTTDQLSPPRGGWLLGRANEAAVACGGVRLLSPGVCEIKRMYVDPDVRGRGVARRLLSALEELGVQLGADVARLDTGRDMAAAVGLYRASGYLEIDDYNGNPDAGWWFEKRLGSEAG; encoded by the coding sequence GTGTTCGCCCCCGAATCGGCCGACTCGCCGGACTCGCGGCGGCTGCTGTCGGCGTACGAGCAGGAGCTGGTCTCGCTCGGGGTCACGCTCAACCACGGGTGGGCCGGTGGCGTGACGACCGACCAGCTGTCGCCTCCTCGCGGTGGCTGGCTGCTGGGCCGGGCGAACGAGGCCGCGGTGGCATGCGGTGGGGTGCGCCTGCTCTCGCCCGGGGTGTGCGAGATCAAGCGGATGTATGTCGACCCGGACGTGCGTGGACGAGGTGTTGCCCGGCGGCTGCTGAGCGCGCTCGAGGAGCTCGGCGTCCAGCTCGGGGCGGACGTCGCCAGGCTCGACACCGGCCGCGACATGGCGGCCGCCGTCGGGCTCTACCGAGCCTCGGGCTACCTGGAGATCGACGACTACAACGGCAACCCTGACGCCGGCTGGTGGTTCGAGAAGCGGCTCGGCTCCGAGGCTGGCTAG
- the metG gene encoding methionine--tRNA ligase, translating to MTHVLSAVAWPYANGPRHIGHVAGFGVPSDVFSRYMRMAGHDVLMVSGTDEHGTPILVTADKEGVGALDLANTNNAIIVEDLAGLGLSYDLFTRTTTGNHYSVVQSMFEVCLANGYMVEQTTQAAISPSTGRTLPDRYIEGTCPICSYADARGDQCDNCGNQLDPTELIDPRSKINGETPKFVDTQHFLLDLPALADALTRWLDARAAEGHWRPNVIRFSQNILKEIRPRAMTRDIDWGIPVPGWEDQPTKRLYVWFDAVVGYLSASIEWARRSGDPEAWRAWWNDPESLSYYFMGKDNIVFHSQIWPAELLAYNGQGTRGGEPGDLGVLNLPTEVVSSEYLTMGDQQFSTSRGHVLYVGDFLERYGPDALRYFICAAGPETSDAAFTWADFVTRNNSELVAGWGNLVNRTATMVAKSFGEIPAATALEPVDEAVLAAVRGGFETVGDLLGRHRLRAGIAEAMRVVGEVNKYLTVTEPYKMKDESQRERLATVLHVAAQCVVDCNTLLAPFLPHAANKVHAVFGGEGEFMPMPRIDQVDELDPDNGAGLVTYPVITGDYSSTPAWAPRPVVVGTPVGKPTPVFTKLDPSVVEEELARLG from the coding sequence ATGACACACGTCCTCTCCGCAGTTGCCTGGCCCTATGCCAACGGCCCGCGCCACATCGGCCACGTGGCCGGGTTCGGAGTGCCGTCCGACGTGTTCAGCCGCTACATGCGGATGGCCGGCCACGACGTGCTCATGGTCAGCGGCACCGACGAGCACGGCACTCCGATCCTGGTGACCGCCGACAAGGAGGGCGTGGGCGCGCTCGACCTGGCCAACACCAACAACGCCATCATCGTCGAGGACCTCGCCGGGCTCGGACTGTCCTACGACCTCTTCACGCGCACCACGACCGGCAACCACTACTCCGTGGTCCAGTCCATGTTCGAGGTGTGCCTGGCCAACGGCTACATGGTCGAGCAGACCACGCAGGCGGCGATCAGCCCCTCCACGGGACGGACCCTGCCCGACCGCTACATCGAGGGCACGTGCCCGATCTGCTCGTATGCCGATGCGCGCGGCGACCAGTGCGACAACTGCGGCAACCAGCTCGACCCGACCGAGCTGATCGACCCCCGGTCGAAGATCAACGGCGAGACGCCGAAGTTCGTCGACACCCAGCACTTCCTGCTCGACCTGCCTGCCCTGGCCGACGCGTTGACCCGGTGGCTGGACGCACGTGCGGCCGAGGGGCATTGGCGTCCCAACGTGATCAGGTTCAGCCAGAACATCCTCAAGGAGATCAGGCCGCGAGCGATGACGCGCGACATCGACTGGGGGATCCCGGTCCCGGGCTGGGAGGACCAGCCGACGAAGCGGCTCTATGTCTGGTTCGACGCGGTCGTCGGCTATCTCTCGGCCTCGATCGAGTGGGCGCGGCGGTCGGGCGACCCCGAGGCGTGGCGGGCGTGGTGGAACGACCCCGAGTCGCTGTCCTACTACTTCATGGGCAAGGACAACATCGTCTTCCACTCCCAGATCTGGCCCGCCGAGCTGCTCGCCTACAACGGCCAGGGGACGCGCGGCGGGGAGCCGGGGGACCTCGGTGTCCTCAACCTGCCCACCGAGGTGGTCTCGTCCGAATACCTCACGATGGGCGACCAGCAGTTCTCCACCTCGCGCGGCCACGTGCTCTATGTCGGCGACTTCCTCGAGCGCTACGGTCCCGACGCGCTGCGCTACTTCATCTGCGCTGCCGGGCCGGAGACGTCGGACGCCGCCTTCACCTGGGCAGACTTCGTCACCCGCAACAACTCCGAGCTCGTCGCGGGCTGGGGCAACCTCGTCAACCGCACGGCGACCATGGTCGCCAAGAGCTTCGGCGAGATACCGGCCGCCACGGCGCTGGAGCCGGTCGACGAAGCCGTGCTCGCCGCGGTCCGCGGCGGCTTCGAGACGGTTGGCGACCTGTTGGGTCGCCACCGCCTGCGGGCGGGCATCGCCGAAGCGATGCGGGTCGTGGGTGAGGTCAACAAATATCTCACCGTCACCGAGCCCTACAAGATGAAGGACGAGTCGCAGCGCGAGCGACTGGCCACGGTGTTGCACGTCGCGGCCCAGTGTGTCGTCGACTGCAACACCCTGCTCGCGCCCTTCCTGCCCCACGCCGCCAACAAGGTGCACGCCGTCTTCGGAGGTGAGGGGGAGTTCATGCCGATGCCGCGCATCGACCAGGTCGACGAGCTCGACCCCGACAACGGTGCGGGCCTGGTGACCTATCCCGTCATCACGGGCGACTACTCGTCGACGCCCGCCTGGGCCCCGCGACCAGTCGTGGTGGGGACACCGGTCGGCAAGCCGACGCCGGTGTTCACCAAGCTCGACCCGTCGGTCGTCGAGGAAGAGCTCGCTCGCCTTGGCTGA
- a CDS encoding GOLPH3/VPS74 family protein yields MSTLIAEDLLLLLLDDETGRLAHSDKIRPLLGGALLIELALAGRVEVEDKTSMWSTAKVVVPETPPPDDPAAQDPVLGAALELVRDRPRAARDLVDRLGKGSKETLLDRLADRGLVRPVTGKVLGLFPRTTWPAIDREHEAAVRRRLQDVLVQGLVPDERTAAIVALLSTVDHAHKVVDRGDLSTRQVKKRAKEIAAGAWAAQAVRDAVKAAQAATTAAVVAGATVAAAAGG; encoded by the coding sequence GTGTCGACGCTGATCGCCGAAGACCTGCTGCTGCTCCTCCTCGACGACGAGACGGGCCGCCTTGCCCACTCGGACAAGATCCGGCCGCTGCTCGGCGGCGCGCTGCTCATCGAGCTCGCGCTGGCGGGCCGGGTCGAGGTCGAGGACAAGACCAGCATGTGGAGCACCGCGAAGGTGGTGGTGCCCGAGACACCGCCGCCCGACGACCCGGCGGCGCAGGACCCTGTGCTCGGAGCCGCACTGGAGCTGGTCCGCGACCGGCCGCGGGCTGCCAGGGACCTCGTCGACCGGCTCGGCAAGGGCTCCAAGGAGACGCTGCTCGACCGGCTCGCCGATCGCGGTCTCGTCCGTCCGGTCACCGGCAAGGTCCTCGGGCTCTTCCCACGGACCACCTGGCCGGCCATCGACCGGGAGCACGAGGCAGCCGTGCGCAGGCGACTGCAGGATGTCCTGGTGCAGGGCCTGGTGCCGGACGAAAGAACCGCTGCCATCGTCGCCCTGCTGTCCACGGTCGATCACGCCCACAAGGTCGTCGACCGGGGCGACCTCTCGACCAGGCAGGTCAAGAAGCGGGCCAAGGAGATCGCAGCGGGCGCCTGGGCGGCGCAGGCCGTCAGGGACGCGGTGAAGGCTGCCCAGGCGGCCACGACCGCCGCGGTCGTGGCAGGCGCGACCGTGGCCGCCGCCGCGGGCGGCTGA